A genomic stretch from Oncorhynchus tshawytscha isolate Ot180627B linkage group LG07, Otsh_v2.0, whole genome shotgun sequence includes:
- the thoc7 gene encoding THO complex subunit 7 homolog isoform X1, producing the protein MGAVTDDEVIRKRLLIDGDGAGDDRRINVLLKSFTKWCNSTGSPEEGFTQYQRMLGTLAQCEFSMGKTLLVYDMNLREMENYEKIYTDIEQNITSAHDKISECKKEIQRAKRIRKNRQEYDALAKVIQQHPDRHETLKQLEALDKELQQLSHIKENVEDKLELRKKQFHVLLSTIQELQQTLENDEKSENDDAQESSMENGE; encoded by the exons ATGGGTGCAGTAACTGATG ACGAAGTTATTCGAAAACGTCTTCTCATTGATGGAGACGGAGCTGGAGACGACAGACGTATCAATGTTCTGTTGAAGAGCTTCACCAAATGGTGCAATTCAACTGGGTCTCCTGAAGAAGG ATTCACACAGTACCAGAGGATGTTGGGTACATTGGCACAATGTGAATTCTCAATGGGGAAGACCTTGCTGGTGTATGACATGAACCTCCGGGAAATGGAAAACTATGAGAAAATATACACTGACATTG AACAAAACATCACATCAGCACATGATAAAATATCAGAATGCAAAAAGGAGATCCAGAGGGCAAAGAGAATACGAAAGAATCGTCAAG AGTATGATGCACTGGCAAAGGTCATCCAGCAACATCCAGATCGCCATGAAACACTGAA GCAGTTGGAGGCACTTGACAAAGAGCTCCAGCAGTTGTCTCACATCAAAGAGAATGTGGAAGATAAG cTGGAGTTGAGGAAGAAACAGTTCCATGTGCTCCTCAGTACCATCCAGGAACTACAGCAGACACTGGAGA
- the thoc7 gene encoding THO complex subunit 7 homolog isoform X2: MKRAVSYEVIRKRLLIDGDGAGDDRRINVLLKSFTKWCNSTGSPEEGFTQYQRMLGTLAQCEFSMGKTLLVYDMNLREMENYEKIYTDIEQNITSAHDKISECKKEIQRAKRIRKNRQEYDALAKVIQQHPDRHETLKQLEALDKELQQLSHIKENVEDKLELRKKQFHVLLSTIQELQQTLENDEKSENDDAQESSMENGE, translated from the exons ATGAAGAGGGCAGTTTCAT ACGAAGTTATTCGAAAACGTCTTCTCATTGATGGAGACGGAGCTGGAGACGACAGACGTATCAATGTTCTGTTGAAGAGCTTCACCAAATGGTGCAATTCAACTGGGTCTCCTGAAGAAGG ATTCACACAGTACCAGAGGATGTTGGGTACATTGGCACAATGTGAATTCTCAATGGGGAAGACCTTGCTGGTGTATGACATGAACCTCCGGGAAATGGAAAACTATGAGAAAATATACACTGACATTG AACAAAACATCACATCAGCACATGATAAAATATCAGAATGCAAAAAGGAGATCCAGAGGGCAAAGAGAATACGAAAGAATCGTCAAG AGTATGATGCACTGGCAAAGGTCATCCAGCAACATCCAGATCGCCATGAAACACTGAA GCAGTTGGAGGCACTTGACAAAGAGCTCCAGCAGTTGTCTCACATCAAAGAGAATGTGGAAGATAAG cTGGAGTTGAGGAAGAAACAGTTCCATGTGCTCCTCAGTACCATCCAGGAACTACAGCAGACACTGGAGA